The Lolium rigidum isolate FL_2022 chromosome 2, APGP_CSIRO_Lrig_0.1, whole genome shotgun sequence genomic interval tggatcgcctttttttttgctttgtaaaatacaaaagaaaatgatagaaaattcaaaaaaaaatgttttcagattcttgtatgttatgcaacctactattcggagaaattaagaaattcaaattttcactttttttgcaaaaaaagtttgaaaaatggtaaaatcgcattaacttttgcatacaacgtcgaaaaaaaagtataatatatcaaaatcatcgtgggaaaaacttACATCTGAATTCACCGGGAATTACCCGGTTATtcaaattttagattctcaaaatttcaaatgaaatACGAAAGCAgttagattttagtttttgcgacAAATTAcggattttatcttttttattttttaaaaattaaaattaataattgcatcctgcataaagattactataacttttacccaattttaagattttcaaattttaggttttaggtttggcaaaaaaaaaattaaaaatttaaaaaaattaaaaaattaaaaataatacaaattaaaaagttaatgtttatttatttattcaagattattattacatcattacttttgtttattaaaagaattatttaaaattctaacaataaagaaatgtgacatcgaccaacatgttaatatgattgatatgatattagtatcacatacatgcgcgcgaagtacTTGGATGCGGCacgggatggaactcggaagttaagcgtgctactgCTAAAGTAGTGAGAggatgggtggccgagcggaaagtttgaccacgagtaagtaatttgactagagataagtgtagttagagatagagactaaactatgcaaataactgaaataatagaaattctgaataaatagaaaaaatgGAGTAGAAAAAAATtagaatttttttttagaaaacctGGACCTGAAGACATTTTCGCcccgtgatacgcgtacagcacgcgtccgttgggaaccccaagaggaaggtgtgatgcgtacagcggcaagttttccctcagtaagaaaccaaggtttatcgaaccagtaggagccaagaagcacgttgaaggttgatggcggcgggatgtagtgcggtgcaacaccgggattccggcgccaacgtggaacctgcacaacacagccaaagtactttgtcccggcGAAatggatgaggttgtcaatctcacccggcttgccgtaacaaaggattagatgtatagtgtggatgatgatgtttgcgagaaaacggtagaacaattgcgatagattgtatttcggatgtaaagaataggaccggggtccacagttcactagaggtgtctctcccataagaattagcatgttgggtgaacaaattacagttgggcaattgacaaataatgagggcataacaatgcacatacatgatatgaagactattgtgagatttaattgggcattacgacaaagtacatagaccgctatccagcatgcatctttgcctaaaaagtccaccttcaggttatcatccgaaccccttccagtattaagttgtaaacaacagataattgcattaagtatggtgcataatgtaaccgagaactacatcctcggacatagcatcgatgttttatccctagtggcaacagcacatccacaaccttagaactttctgtcactgtcccagatttaatggaggcatgaacccactatcgagcataaatactccctcttggagttacaagcaaaaacttggccagagcctctactagcaacggagagcatgcaagatcataaacaacacatgatagattgataatcaacataacatagtattcactatccatcggatcccaacaaacacaacatatagtattacagatagatgatcttgatcatgttaggcagctcacaagatccgacaatgaagcacaatgaggagaagacaaccatctagctacttgctatggacccatagtccaggggtgaactactcacacatcactccggaggcgaccatggcggtgtagagtcctccgggagatgattccctctccggcgggggtgccggaggcgatctcctgaatcccccgagatgggattggcggcggcggcgtctctggaaggttttccgtatcgtggctctcggtactggtggtttcgcgatgaaggctatttgtaggcggaagggtaggtcagggggccacacgagggccccacaccacaggccggcgcggccaagggctgggccgcgccgccctagtgtggcgtcgtctcgtggccccacttcaagtcctccggtcttctggaagcttcgtggaaaaataggcccctgggcgttgatttcgtccaattccgagaatatttccttactaggatttctgaaaccaaaaacagcagaaaacagcaactggctcttcggcatcttgttaataggttagtgtcggaaaatgcataaatatgacataaagtatgcataaaacatgtaggtatcatcaataaagtagcatggaacataagaaattatcgatacgtcggagacgtatcagcatccccaagcttagttcctactcgtcccgagtaggtaaacgataacaaagataatttctggagtgacatgccattataatcttgatcatactattgtaaacatatgtaatgaatgcagcgatccaagataatggtaaagacaatgagtaaacaactgaatcatatagcaaagaattttcatgaatagtactttcaagacaagcatcaataagtcttgcataagagttaactcataaagcaataaattcgtagtaaaggtattgaagcaacacaaaggaagattaagtttcagcggttgctttcaacttgtaatatgtatatctcatggataggtgtcaacataaagtagtatgatgaatgcaaatatgcaagtatgtaagaatcaatgcacggttaacacaactgtttgcttcttgaggtgggaggaaataggtaaactgactcaacataaaagtaaaagaaaggtccttcaaagaggaaagcatcgattgctatatttgtgctagagcttttattttgaaaacatagagagagcataaaattaaattttgagaggtgtttgttgttgtcaacgaatggtagcgggtactctaatccCCTTgcgagacaaaccttcaaagagcggctcccattttattttatttttgggtggcactccttccaacctttctttcacaaaccatggctaaccgaatcctcgggtgcacacttaacaatctcataccatgaaggagtgcctttttattttagttttattatgatgacactcctccccacctttgctttctcaagccatggctaacacgaatccttcgggtgccgtccaacaatcacataccatggaggagtgtctatttttgttaattaatttgggatcgggaatcccattgccagctcttttttgcaaaattattggataagcggatgaagccactagtccattggtgaaagttgcccaacaagattgaaagataaacaccacatacttcctcatgagctatagaacattgacacaaatcagaggtgataaattttgaattgtttaaaggtagcactcaagcaatttactttggaatagcggagaaataccatgtagtaggtaggtatggtggacacaaatggtatagttattggctcaaggatttggatgcacgagaagtaatccttctcaatacaaggcttaggctagcaaggttatttgaagcaaacacaagcatgaaccggtacagcaagactcacataaaaacatattgcaagcattataagactctacactgtcatccttgttgctcaaaccttactagaaaatatctagacttaagagagaccaatcgtgcaatccaaatttcaacaagctctatgtatttcttaactaataggtgcaaagtacatgatgcaagagcttaaacatgatctataacaattgccaaatgtcaaattatccaagacattttaccaattaccacatgtagcatttttcgtttccaaccatataacaattatcgAAGCAGAttatccttcgccatgaacattatgagtaaaagccaaggacatatttgtccatatgcaacagcggagcgtgtctctctctcacaagatgaatgctaggatccattttattcaaacaaaacaaaaacaaaaaacaaacagacgctccaagcaaagtacataagatgtgacggaataaaaatatagtttcactagaggaacctgataatgttgtcgatgaagaaggggatgccttgggaatccccaagcttagatgcttgattcttcttgaaatatgcagggatgaaccaccggggcatctccaagcttagagctttcactctccttgatcatagtatatcatcctcctctcttgatccttgaaaacttcctccacaccaaactcaaaacaactcattagagggttagtgcacaattaaaatttacatgttcagaggtgacataatcattcttaacacttctggacattgcacaaagctactgaaagttaatggaacaaagaaatccatcaagcatagcaaaacaggcaatgcgagataaaaggcagaatctgtcaaaacagaacagttcgtaaagacgaatttctaacaggcaccaaacttgctcaaatgaaaattctcaaattgaatgaaagttgcgtacatatctgaggatcactcacgtaaattggcataattttctgagttacctacagaggattAGGCCCTGATTCGTTAaagcaagaaatttgtttctgcgcagtaatccaaatctagtatgaaccttactatcaaagactttacttggcacaacaatgcaacaaaactaagataaggagaggtttctacagtagtaacaacttccaagacttaaatataaaacaaaggtactgtagtaaaatcatgggttgtctcacataagcgattttctttaacgcctttcagctaggcgcagaaagtgtgtgtcaagtattatcaagagatgaagcatcaacatcataatttgttctaatgatagaatcaaaaggtaacttcattccctttctagggaagtgttccatacctttcttgagaggaaattgatatttaatattaccttccttcatatcaataatagcaccaacagtttgaagaaaaggtcttcccaatataatggggcaagatgcattgcattcaatatccaagataacaaaatcaacggggacaagattattgtttatcgtaatgcgaacattatcaactctccccaaaggtttctttttagaattatcagcaagattaacatccaaataacaatttttcaatgatggcaagtcaagcatattatagattttcttaggcataacagaaatacttgcaccaagatcacataaagcattacaatcaaagtcattgaacttcatcttaatgatgggctctgaTACGTCCCCGNNNNNNNNNNNNNNNNNNNNNNNNNNNNNNNNNNNNNNNNNNNNNNNNNNNNNNNNNNNNNNNNNNNNNNNNNNNNNNNNNNNNNNNNNNNNNNNNNNNNGGGCTCCCAAccgtcctctagcttcctaggaatagaagcttcaagatttaatctctcttctctagcttttatgagagcatttgtaatatgttttgtgaaagccaaatttatagcactagcattaggacttttagcaagtttttgtaagaactttataacttcagagatgtgacaatcatcaaaatctaaaccattatgatctaaagcaatgggatcattatccctgaTATTAGAAAAaaattcagcggttttatcacgagcggtttcagcgattttagcgagtttcaggcagtttttcacgctttgcattagaagtggaaacattgccaacaccaattcttttaccattaatagtaggatgtgcagcaacatgtgaagcattagcattgctagtggtggtaatagtccaaactttaactacattgttatctttagcattttcttctttctcccacctagcacgcaattcggccatcaatcttatattctcattaattctaacttggatggcatttgctgtagtaacaatcttattattattattttcattaggcataacttttgatttcaaaagatcaacatcagcagcaagactatcgactttagaggcaagtatatcaattttctcaagcttttcttcaacagatttgttaaaagcagtttgtgtactaataaattctttaagcatggattcaagtccagggggtgtattcctattatttttgtaaaaattcccataagaattaccataaccgttaccattattataaggatatggcctatagttgttactagaattgttccgataagcattgttgttgaaattattatttttaatgaagttcacatcaacatgttcttcttggacaaccaatgaagctaaaggaacattattaggatcaaaatttgtcctaccattcacaagcatagacataatagcatcaatcttatcactcaaggaagaggtttcttcgacagaatttaccttcttaccttgtggagctctttctgtgtgccattcagagtaattaatcatcatattatcaagaaactttgttgcgtcgcctagagtgatggacataaaggtacctccagcagctaaatccaataagttccgcgaagaaaagttcagtcctgcataaaaggtttggatgatcatccaagtagtcagtccatgggttgggcaatttttaaccaaagatttcattctttcccaagcttgggcaacatgctcattatccaattgtttaaaattcattatgctacttctcaaagatataattttagcagggggataatatctaccaataaaagcatccttgcatttagtccatgaatcaatactattcttaggcagagatagcaaccaatctttagctcttcctcttaatgagaaaggaaacaattttaattttataatgtcaccatctacatccttatacttttgcatttcacataattcaacaaaattattgagatgggcagcagcatcatcgaactaacaccagaaaattgctctctcataacaagattcagtaaagcaggtttaatttcaaaaaattctgctgtagtagcaggtggagcaataggtgtgcataacaaatcattattatttgtggttgtgaagtcacacaccttagtattttcaggagtacccattttagcaacagtaaataaagcaaactagataaagtaaatgcaagtaactaatttttttgtgtttttaatatagagaatgcaaacaagacagtaaataaagtaaagctagcaactaatttttttgtattttgatataatgcagcaaacaaagtactaaataaaataaagcaagacaaaaacaaagtaaagagattggaagtggagactccccttgcagcgtgtcttgatctccccgcaacggcgccgaaaacatGATCTTGATACACGTACAAGcacgcgtccattgggaaccccaagaggaaggtgtgatgcgtacagcggcaagttttccctcagtaagaaaccaagatttatcgaaccagtaggagccaagaagcacgttgaaggttgatagcggcggggtgtagtgcggcgcaacaccagggattccggcgccaacgtggaacctgcacaacacaaccaaagtactttgtcccaacgaaacaatgaggttgtcaatctcaccggcttgctgtaacaaaggattagatgtatagtatggatgatgatgtttgcagaaaacagtagaacaattgcagtagattgtatttcagatgtaaagaataggaccggggtccacagttcactagaggtgtctctcccataagaattagcatgttgggtgaacaaattacagttgggcaattgacaaataatgagggcataacaatgcacatacatgatatgaagagtattgtgagatttaattgggcattacgacaaagtaaatagaccgctatctagcatgcatctatgcctaaaaactccaccttcaggttatcatccgaaccccttccagtattaagttgtaaacaacagacaattgcattaagtatggtgcgtaatgtaaccgacaactacatcctcggacatagcatcgatgttttatccctagtggcaacagcacatccacaaccttagaactttctgtcactgtcccagatttaatggaggcatgaacccactatcgagcataaatactccctcttggagttacaagcaaaaacttgccagagcctctactagcaacagagagcatgcaagatcataaacaacacatgatagattgataatcaacataacatagtattcactatccatcggatcccaacaaacacaacatatagtattacagatagatgatcctgatcatgttaggcagctcacaagatccgacaatgaagcacaatgaggagaagacaaccatctagctactgctatggacacatagtccaggggtgaactactcacacatcactccagaggcgaccatggcggtgtagagtcctccgggagatgattcccctctccggcagggtgccagaggcgatctcctgaatcccccgagatgggattggcggcggcggcgtctgcggaaggttttccgtatcgtggctctcgatgcgggggtttcgcgacgaaggctatttgtaggcggaagggtaggtcagggggccacacgagggccccacaccacaggccggcgcggccaagggctgggccgcgccgccctagtgtggcgtcgcctcgtggccccacttcgtaagtcctccggtcttctggaagcttcgtggaaaaataggtccctgggcgttgatttcgtccaattccgagaatatttccttactaggatttctgaaaccaaaaatagcagaaaacaacaactggctcttcggcatcttgttaataggttagtgtcggaaaatgcataaatatgacataaagtatgcataaaacatgtaagtatcatcaataaagtagcatggaacataagaaattatcgatacgtcggagacgtatcaccccgacGCACGGAAGccacgtggatggacctttagtcccggttcgtaagcaaccggaactaggggggggggggctttagtcaactctcaaccctttagtcccggtccgttatgaaccgggactaaaggccctttttctaTTAGTGGAAGGCGATGTTACGACTCTTTATGGATCAAGTTATGGCTACTTGTGTGGCGGAGTTGACTAGTTTGGGGCGCTGCCTTGGGGCTGGCGTGGAAGGCGAAGTGACGACTCTCTTTGGTGGGCTTCAACTACTTGGTTGGGGCGCGACCTTAAGGTCGGCATGTGGAGGTTGGTGTGTTCCGGTGGAGGCATTGGGTGGAGGTTCGCAAGCTAGATCGGGCGAAAGCCTTGTCTTTGGTGGTGGCGGAGCCAACACTGTCCCTTCCTGTAGGTGTTGTTGAGGTAAAGCTCTCGCCACTCCCCATGGTCAACTTCGGTGGAACCCTAGGTCCTCGCGATCGGTCATTTTCCTCTTAAGAACTCTGTCTTTTGAGTTATGCTTCGGCCGGAGTGACAAGCAGAAGACAGTGGCAACGGTGCACGACAACAAGGTTCTCTTGCGTCGGTGTGAAGTTCGGAGCAGCAGCTCTTTTCGTGGTGTCGGGTTGGTTGGGGTTGGCAAGCATGCGTTTTTTTAGGTTGCACCCCAAACTTAGGAGCCTttgattttcctttttttctcaGAATAAAAAAGGACTGTAAAACACCATATTGTCGCGCGCGCAGAGACGGTCAAACCTACTGCCAAGTTTATCGCCACGATGTACGACGAGATTTACGTTTACAGCATTGAATCGGTCATCAATACGATCATTATTAACcaaataaaaacaaccttttccCATTTTCCCCACAGCTTTATTTTGAGAAACCCTATTTCTCCCATAAATTCAGGATCTGATCCGACAATCCCGGCCATCAATTCAGTTCGGATTCACCAcgatcctccccggcctcaaattCCCAAACCGCCCGGTTCGCACTCTCTCCAGAGCCGGATAGACGCGTGGCTCGTGGTGGCGTGGGGAACAAGCGAGCCAAGGTTCAACCGCTCAAGCTACAAAGACGGCACGACCGCTCAACCAGGTCGACGCGAGATCGGTGATCTTGCGGATTCGGCGCGTGCTGCAAACGCCCGCCCGCGCGCGATCGATGGATGGATGTGGGCTTCGCTCCGCGATCGATCGATCTCGCTATATCGGCACAGCGCGCGCGGAGGGCAATTGGGCTTCCCAGGCGCCCCGATCTCTCGGAGCGCCCCGATAGATACACCACCATGGGATCGGCAAGGCGGCAGCCGCTCCTCGTcccgccaggaggaggaggaggaggcgcgtcgACTCGGGCGGCCACTATAAGTACGTACCCAGGGCTCCCACACCCGCCCACGCGCGCGCCAGGAGAACCAGACGAGACGATCCGCAGGACGGACGCGAGGAGAGCTCCcgcctcgatcttctccttccggcGACCCGGGACTCGCGACATCGTCAGGTGAGCTCGATCGATCCGATATCTCTCGATCTCGCCGTGAGTAATTCCGTCGTCGATCGCTTCTCTGTTCGATCGATCGCCTGCCTCCCCGCGGCGGCGGGATCGAGGCGGTTGCGCGTCTAGAGTTAGGGTTCTTTGTTTTCGACGACTTGATCTTCTCGTTCGGTTCCGGAAAACGCGTTCTTGTTCCTTTTAGACGGAAAATTCTTTCCTTCGATACAATTTTGTTTCTTTTATACCATATACAATCGAGGCTTTCGCCGCTGCGTGTTTAGAGCTAGGGTTCTTTGTTTCCGCCGACTTGATCTTTTCGTTCGGTTCCGGAAAACGCGTTCTTGTTCCTTTTTTAGACGGAAAATCTTTCCTTTGGTACTGGTTCGTTTCTCTTTTTCCATAGAAGGTTTCCGATCTCGTCTGTTTCTTGTTGAACACGATCGAGGATTTTTCTTTAATCTAGGTTCGATTTGCTCTAGACTCATTGATTTCAGGCTTAATCATCAAAAAACTCACGTAATCAAATCCGACCTTTCTTGTAGGGACTATTATTCTGAGTTTCCTTCGGCGAGATCAGAGTCGAAGAGATGGCGAACTATGACGACTATGAAAGCAATGTAAGATCTCTTTCGCCATTGAAACGTATCTTTTGTTTCTTCATTGTTTTGGTAAAGTATAATTCCCAATTACATGATTGTCCAGAAAATAAAAAGGAACCCAGCAAGATCGTATCACAAATTCGACATATACACTCTAATTAGCCAATGCTAATATGCATGATTAGCAGATCGCCTTCTTAATTTTCTTAATAATGGCATTGATTGATGTGCATCCAGCTAATGGAGGACGAGTACGACGACCTTGATGATTTCATTGTTGGAAGCGATaatgagggagaggaggaggagctcccggatgctgaggaggaggaacaagtacttgaagaagaacaacaagTAGAAGAAGAGGTTGAGGAAGAACCTCCGGTTGGTGTGCAGGAGATCCTTTCCATAAGGGAGCAATTAAAGGCCAAATACAGGAAACAACATCTGTCTGCCGGCGCCGGGACGTCCAGCTGCTCGCCGCCTGTGCAAGAACCAGCCAGGTCCAGGTACTGATACTGTAGTTTCCCCTTGGTTTTCTTGATTATAGCATTCGTTTTGAGTTGTTAACGGCGTCACCAATTCGTTGTAGATTTGGCACCTTCTTTGGGCCATCCACCCCCGCACTTGCTCCACGACTGATTGAAGCAGGGAGCTCGTCGATCATGAGGGAGATTCAGAACGTACCCTCCAGAGTATGTACTACATTACTATAAACTTGATGAAGAATCTCATTTTTTTAACTGTCAAGTAACTTTACACGACCGTAATAATTTTCTGTAGAGAGATGCTGCTCCGTCGTCTTCGAAATCGCAGCCAAATGCAAGCGACCATGAGGAGAAACCAAAGATTTTAACAAAGGTTAAACGAAAGGTTGACACCCTTAGAGAGAACAGGGACTACTCGAACCTCTTCTCCGACGATGCTGATACACCTGCTCCCCCAGTGAAGGAAGAGCCTGAATCTAAGCCTGTTGTATCCCCCAAAACTGGTGCGTACTTACTAGTTAAGCTCCCATTGTTTGGACAACTAATTTCTTTGTCAAAATGGTTTAATCTTTTTTACATCTACAGAGGTCGAGGTCCATGGTAGACCAATGCAACCTGCTGGAAAAAACAACCAGGTGCACGCAGGCCAGCCTACCAGAACACCAAAGGACCATGGATCCGTTCAGGCCCGTGTACAGAGCAAGGTGTCTTCTCAGGTGAAGAAGCCACTGCCACTACCAAACGGGAGAAAGACGAATCCTTCAGTCAGCAGCGGATCCAGACCGTCCAACGTCATCAAGAAAGCTCCTGGGTTGCAGGCATCCTCTAATGGCCAAAACCTGCAGCGTCCGTTGCAGAGCAAGAGGCCACAGGCATCGCCTGCTGTCCAGAAGAAGCTTCCGTCACAAGCCCAACGGCCGCCTCAGGGTCAGAGGCAGCAGAACCATGTCCTGCCATCGTCGCAAGTTCGAAGGGTGAATACGTCTGTGCAAAGCCAGCAGCAGTCTGCACGCACGGGATCTGCACTGCCTCAGGACAGACAAAAAATGATACAAAAACGGCCGGTTCCATCCTTAAAACCAAAGGTGACATTTCTTAACACATTCTGTTTTACCCCTGCCGATATTTTAATCCTATCAAAACTACATAAATGTACTACCAATTATTCGAAACTGATTATCTGAATATGGTTTGGCAGCCATCTCCAGCAAGTGCAGTTTACAATGCTCACGGCAAGACAAAGGTTGGACTGAAAAGGAAACTCAGTGAAGAGGAGAGAGTTCGTCAGTTGGTCAGAGAGACGATAAAGTATGCTTGTTTCTTATTATTAATTGCCGTCTTTGGTATTATATTTTTCAGTTATCGTACAAAACTGGTTGTTATTCTACTTCCTAAAAATGGTATCCGTAACCCACTACAGATAAAGCTGAGTGTTTCATTACTGATTGCTGTTGCTTTTGTCCTACGCGTGCAGGTACAATCCGGCTAAATACGCTGGCAGAGATGAGGATGATAGAAACATGGTAGCAGGTTTTGCCAGCATACAGATGGAAGAGAGAAGAAGGTACATTATGTTCGCTTTCATGCCGCCTTCGTAGCGATCTgtacagactttggtgacaatgatttttTTAAACAGTACTGATTTTTTCCATTGTTGTGTACAGTGCAAAGCTTGGAAGAAAGGAGGATCAAGAGCAATTGCTCATGATTCAGGAAGAAGAGAGGCGTGAACgggcaaagaagaagaaaaagcaaCCGGCACAATCTTAGAAAATTCTAGGGCCCTAGTAGCCATAAATTGTGCACCTCTATTGCCTAATTTCAAGGCATATAAAGTTAAGGATTGTAATATCTCATGAGTATGAGATGACTCTTACATTTTGATGGTTCATCTTAGTTCAGCAATATGCATATATAGTTCGTACTACCGTCATCACGCTGTAATGACTGTAAAAAGAAAGATAGGTCTACCAaaatttaaaactaattttacaaaCCGGAGAACTTCGATCAAATCACTCCGGGCCAAGACTTTCACACTTCGCGCAAGAGACCTCGACACTTTCCTGGGTAATGGCATCTCTGGCTGCCCGGCCAATTTTGAACATTGAATCGAATGTGTCCAATTCGGTTCGTTTGGGTTAGGCTGCGGACACAAAATCGGTTGCACCCCTAGCTTTGTCCGTTTGGGGAGCAGACTAGCGGCCCGACGCAACAAATTGCCCACCATCA includes:
- the LOC124690209 gene encoding nucleolar and coiled-body phosphoprotein 1-like, translating into MANYDDYESNLMEDEYDDLDDFIVGSDNEGEEEELPDAEEEEQVLEEEQQVEEEVEEEPPVGVQEILSIREQLKAKYRKQHLSAGAGTSSCSPPVQEPARSRFGTFFGPSTPALAPRLIEAGSSSIMREIQNVPSRRDAAPSSSKSQPNASDHEEKPKILTKVKRKVDTLRENRDYSNLFSDDADTPAPPVKEEPESKPVVSPKTEVEVHGRPMQPAGKNNQVHAGQPTRTPKDHGSVQARVQSKVSSQVKKPLPLPNGRKTNPSVSSGSRPSNVIKKAPGLQASSNGQNLQRPLQSKRPQASPAVQKKLPSQAQRPPQGQRQQNHVLPSSQVRRVNTSVQSQQQSARTGSALPQDRQKMIQKRPVPSLKPKPSPASAVYNAHGKTKVGLKRKLSEEERVRQLVRETIKYNPAKYAGRDEDDRNMVAGFASIQMEERRSAKLGRKEDQEQLLMIQEEERRERAKKKKKQPAQS